Genomic window (Helianthus annuus cultivar XRQ/B chromosome 3, HanXRQr2.0-SUNRISE, whole genome shotgun sequence):
cttcgcgttcccaagtgtactctggaccacgtttggagttccaatgaactcggacaagagggattctcttgtgtttgaggaccttcacatcccggtccgtgatttcaactggttcctcaacgaactgcaactgttcgtcgatagtgagttccttgaaaggaatgatgaggttttcatcagataggcacttctttaagttcgatacatgaaagacattgtgaactgccccgagttcagctggtaaattcaacttgtaggctaccttgccaatcttttctataatttcgaatggtccgacgtatcgcggattcagtttgccccgtttgccaaaacgtaccacacccttccagggtgagactttcaatagcacccggtccccgacctcaaattccaatggctttctacgcttgtccgcgtaggctttctgacggtcgcgtgctgccgccatgcgttgtcgtatctgtgcaatcttttctgtggcgtccactacaatctctggacccgtgatctgactatcccccacctctgcccaacagagaggtgaccgacatttacgtccgtacaatgcctcgaatggagcggcttgaatgctggtgtgataactattattataagaaaactccaccaaggggaggtgcttttcccagccgttgccgaaatcaatgacgcatgccctaagcatgtcttcgagagtttggattgttcgctcagactgcccgtccgtctgagggtgataagctgtgctcatgtctaactgtgagccgaatgatttgtgcatcgctCTCCATAATTccgatgtgaatcgtgcatcgcgatccgaaatgatagagatgggcactccgtgcctcgaaacaacttctttaagatagacgtctgcaagtgtggagaacttgtccgtttccttaatcggcaggaagtgtgcagacttggtgagtcgatccacgatcacccatatcgtatcgttcccacgctgagaccttggtaagcccgtaacgaaatccatggaaatttcttcccatttccactgtggtatcctgggctgctgtagtagaccagctggtttctgatattcgaccttgaccctcgcacaggtcaaacatttgccgacataggtggcgatgtgagctttcatacttggccaccagtatgttgtcttgatgtcgtgatacattttatccgccccgggatgtactgagtagcgagacttgtgtgcttcgtccatcacaagttcgcgtagaccgccatagagtgggacccaaatccgccccgttacatagtaggcgccgtcttcctttagttccatttgctgccttgagccgcgtaaggcttcagccttgacgttttcgggcttcagtgcttctaactgagcagctcgtatctgtgaaggaagactagactgaatcgtaagctggaacgctcgcacgcgcttcggtaaagtgtctttccgactgagggcgtcagccacaacattggctttgcctggatggtacttgatagcgcattcataatcattaagtagctcgacccatcgtcgttgacgcatattcaattccttctgcttaaaaatatgctcgagactcctgtgatcggtgtatatcgtgcacttggtaccgtacaggtagtgtcgccatatcttaagcgcaaaaacaacagctcccagctctaaatcatgcgtcgtgtagttccgctcatgaacctttagctgacgagaggcgtaggcaatcactttatcccgctgcatcaatacacaacccagaccctgtattgacgcgtcgcaatataccacgaagtcatccgtgccctctggcagtgagagaataggcgcgctgcaaagcctatcctttagatactgaaaagcagtctcctggggctctccccagcgataaacgacacccttctgtgtcagtagcgtaagcggctgagcaatcttggagaagtctttaatgaatcgccgataataacccgccaaacccaagaactggcgtatttctgtcggtgtacgcggtgcaggccaattcctgatcgaatctaccttggatggatcgacatggatcccatccctgttcaccacatggcctaggaagtggacttcatgaagccagaagtcgcatttagaaagcttggcgtacagctgttccttccgaaggagttccaaaataaggcggagatgctgctcgtgttcctcctgactcttggagtagatcagaatgtcgtcgatgaatactatgacgaacttgtcgagatagggtttgcatactctgttcataagatccataaatacagcaggcgcgttcgttaacccaaatggcatgacgagaaactcgtagtggccataacgagttctgaatgcagtcttggagacgtcctcatcccggactctcagctgatggtaccccgacctcaaatctatcttcgaatagtaacacgacccttgcaactggtcgaataagtcgtcgatgcgcggaagaggataacggttcttcaccgtcaccttgttgagttcacggtagtcgatgcacattctgaacgtaccgtctttctttctcacgaaaagtactggagctccccaaggcgaagagcttggacgtatgaagcccttctccaagagctcttgcagttgctttgacagttcctccaattccgatggagctagacgatatggtgcgcgagctatgggtgctgctcctggagtgagctcgatctgaaattcgacttgacgatgaggcggcaagccaggtaagtcttcaggaaacacctgagggtaatcacgtacaactggtatatcctccagtttcttttctttCGCCGATGTATCTGAAACGAGAGCCAagatggctgtgtgacccttacgtaagcatttctgagttttcaagaaagagatgatgcccactactgcaccactcttgtcgccttgaacttcgagaggttcttgacccgaacgaggaatgcgaattaccttctcactgcataagatttctgcctggtgttgggataaccagtccatcccaatcacgacgtcgaagctacccaagactatgggaatgaggtcgatagagaaggcttgaccagctaggataagattacaaccctgaactacgtgcgtggcttctagacttttaccgttagctaactctactacatgcttggtgggtaaaagtgttggtgcacgttttagcagctgacacattttcacagacatatagcttgtatccgcacccgaatcaaataaagcagtaacataaatattgtcgaggagaaacttacccataacaacgttgggatcgttcaccgcgtctcctcttcccaagacgaaagctcgacctcttgcctcgttgccattattgttgttgttcccgccgttgttgttgccgttgccctgattgttgttgttgttgcgattctggttctggttcaattgagggcaatcccgcttgaagtgaccttcagccccacactggaaacatccccggtttccacgctgtggctgctgctgctggttctggttctggttctgaggagctggtaactgaggttgctggttctggttcgcaggacgagggctcctacaatccttagcctcgtgccccatcttgagacacctttgacaacgacccttgttgcatgggccattgtgatgtctgtggcaattgtaacacttaggctgacttccctgatatctcttctgcctgtgaccaccagaggactgctgactgggactctgatagtggtcgatcttctgctgctgagcttgtggctgaacggtcgctgaacccctgctagaatctccatcccattttcttttgccatcactagaagtagcaggagtagctgaagtagtgactgtagcagtagcgttgacacgcttaggcagtctgttctggtccactgcctggtcggtgatgcgatgagcgagacgctggatttcctgaatgttttcaagattagccgaagtcacgtggctctgaatttctggcgccaatcccttgagatacaactcaatgcgcttgtatggagggtccaccatagttggacataacacggccagctcattcgaccgcttagtatacgcttcgatttccgatcccaccatcttcagattatagagctcatcctccaacttatgaatatcctcgcgagtgcaatactcacgcttgatgagttccttgaagtcgttccatggggtggcgttagcagctgccaaccctaagatctggacttgggcgttccaccaagtcagtgctattccttccaaagtaccagtagcaaacttgaccttgcgagcctcagggcactcgcacatttcgaataccgattctagcttttcaaaccaatggaggagtccaaccgctccctccgtgccactgaaggaatttggacgacagtccatgaaattcttgaaggtacacacaggttgttgctgagcgggttgacctattgtgtacgaataggacaaggttaattacgagaattaatgtaggatctaaagaccctagtatgagtctatactgcaggatatactacctgcttgagcggctgcaactgccgtagcaatgagagcctctagctgggcttgtgtcatggtaactcgtccagacatgatcttcattgtaaaaaggtagcgtaagtaagaatggttcgcgaatagggcgatgacagaaaagtataggcacataggtgttctcatataacaaaggcatgtgtatctaagcgtaatgcgagcaaagttctaagcagttctagcaaacaggcaataaacataacataacccttattacctaggatgtcgagtcttgcacgtggagcgaagcgtcgttgtggatcgttgagagcacttatctggttatagtccggttttaataaaacgttttcccatattaaaaccaagttctctataaccaatggctctgataccaatctgtcacacccccaaaatccacctgcggagtatcaccgcttgggagcgtgactgaccaggatcaaaccaccaattatatcaaacatagcatttaataacaatcaaagacataattgatgttcaaaaccaaatactgtttaagtagcggaagcaatataaagtaaacccaaataagttataagtttaaTAATGTCTCATGACCCatctgtccacaacgacctgctccttccttgtgcaagctccataaagtacctaaggtcctgcaaggcatgcagcaaataatcaacaaactagttgagcgagttcacagaaagtaagttcataatcatAGGGCGTGAGTTAATTAGTGGgagcttcccatgtttatcctggctaatgagggtttctcactaacggtacttactagactaacttccgaccatgtgttcttctttaccgagaacaggaaaacgtacagggtcacgtaggctttacgtgacgtgcccttccccgaggacagtggtacgcgtgagggctacgtaggctttacgcagcgtggccttccgaactggaagccagtgaatggtatggggttacgtaggctttacgtaacgtgtcctcccgacccgggagacatatggcaaataatctgggttgcgtaggctttacgcaacgtgtcctgactaacctgaggacgatggtctatagtctagaatatgcgtaagtacgagtaatcattccatatccaacatatccaacccaattcccaacccgggaatcccatgccttggctgtgtgaactcaccttggtttgctcggcagatacacaagaaaTATAAGTAGCAaataaatggtcactcacgtcctatcatggttattatacgagtcaggttcggtTTAAATAGTACACGTATTGAATCATGGTAAACACGTATTCATCATGGCACACGTAATCAGTTAAGTCCTATTGATTGCACGTAtagtaaatcagttcatgttcgcaagaACTCGCATAAAATCTAGTGTCACATGGTGCTTGACAGTTAATATCAGGTACCACGCATACAGTTATTCAAGTCCATATAGCTCATGTACCGCATCAATGTCTATAGCAGTTTATACCAATATAATTATCCAATAACACACTTAACATAGATAGCATCTAACAGAACTCATAAGTTAACTGAATTACTGGACTAACGGAGTTAATACATATAACTTAGTTAATAAAGTTAACAGGAACATTAACACATGGGCGGAAAAACACATTTGGGCCGAAATCACCTTAGTGATTTCGTCCAGTTTGTTAACCATTAAGGTGGGTGTTTTCGTTATATATCATGATTATCAATAGTAACAGTTACAAAACCAAAACCCTAAAGATCATCAAGCAATCATtcgaacaatatatatatatatataccagcCGATTTTTCCTTAATCAATACAAAATTACCAAACCCTCATTAGATCAAAATCATCAATTATAATTAACATCATTCCCCATGTAGTCAACAGCATATGATGATGTCGGTTCCATCACAATCAATACActaatttataatttttaatgTAGCCGCCACTATGCTAGGAAAATCACATGCACATGCACAACAGAAACACTATCTTCAACAATTAATTCATGTGCACAATTAACAAGTTGGGCGGCAATTTTGATTGGACCAAACATGCCCCTCCTATCATTTGACCAAACAAGCCGCCACTTTGGTTAGTCCAAGATATCAGTATACAAACACCACAAACCATGCATATATTCGGTTGTTTTgataaaacatatatatatatagccgtCGCATAACAACATTGATTTCAGGCATATTATTATTAAGCCATAAACTGACATACCACATCGATTACAGGCAATATATCCTACCGTACATATGCACATCGATGCAACCCACGTTTATTCAATCAAATCATGCAAGACTCAGGAATAATTATCATAATACGAGTTGACTAACCGGAATTCTTGATCGAACAGAACGAGGTATCAAGAGGGGTTGCCTACTGCCGTGTGAAGACTTGAGAGAATGAAATAGGGTTATGGGGTTTGTtatggtttttattaaactaaCATTGAATCCTATTGCAATACATATGGGGGGTTTGGGCCGTTTTGCTTGATTAATAGAAGTGTGGGCCGATTAACTTAATAAAGGTGTGGGCCGGTTATATACATACGACAttcatacacacataatgcataatataacatatatcatgaaatcaactcataacatatatcatgaaatcaactAATCCATCAGgttttataaaatcacatatcgagCACGAACGTTACATCAAAACAAGTCAAAAGTcagtcaaaagttcgagttgtcacaggtttATCATTGAGAGATTTAAATTGGTGATCTATTGTGCAAGTGGGCTCTCTAGCACGGACCcagttaagacaacgtatgctagaccttACGATATTCTCAAATAACTCACAcctttaaaataaaaagaaatttcATTTCGACAAAAGAACCATAGCAGGATAGAAAAGAACGAAAATGCTCAGAAATCGACTTAAACTTAATGATTGAATAAAGAAGGCAACTACACGTTATGGCCCGACAAATTCCAATATATTGTCTACATTCTAGatagagtaaattacatttttggcccctgtggttatattaTTTTACTGTATTAgaccaaaataagaatttttaacatatttgtCCTCatagtctctataactaaccattttggcacctaagtctagagatcatgggggccaaaatggttagttataaagatcatgggggccaaaatggttagacttagtggccaaaatagttagttatagagagcATAGGGgcaaatatgttaaaaattcttattttgggctaatatagtaaaactgatataaccacGGAGGccaaaacgtaatttactcttctAGATATTAGGTTTCATACTTTTATTTTACGATATTTTAATTTCCCAAAATTTATTTTACATCATTAACAGAAAATTCAGTTAATTTTTTTCTTCAGTTTAATCATTTTAACATAATGTCAACAGGTAAGGCCATGGGGTATGAGGCTTGGGTTAGGGTAAAACGCTCAAGCCACCacctcgggtgggcttgggttggggcgtggccccttggggcttggctttcaagccgggcgtggggcgggggagcaaGATGAGTTGGCGGATTGTGATTGGCCCATTAAAAGTAGCCGTTGGGATAGCCGTTGGGGGCTACTTTAAAAAAAATTCCTTTATAAATACTTACcacatttaacatttttctcacacaatatcaaacacataaaataCAATATTGCCATGAGATCTTCAAGTTATAGtgaatcatcgtcatcatctgacgatggtgcggaaatatttctacaatCGATCGTggcggtggtgaaagctatcgtggaagacgaagacgatgaggaagagactcaacaatctaaacggaggagaaggtacatcgctcgtgaacggcacaccgctaacgatttgttggtaagcgattacttctcagcggaacctaagtatgatgaaaaaatgtttaagcgccgttttcgtatgagtagaaacttatttttaagaatatctagagatcttgaggagaaaTATGCTTGTTTCCAACAAAAACCCGATGTCACCGGGCAATTAGAATTTAGTACGTGGTAAAAGGTCACGGCCGCACTTAGGCAATTAGCGTAcggcaatagttcggacattatggatgactatttaaaaatgtctgcatgtgtagctagagaaactcttcacaacttttgttcgtgtattctagaactttataggaaaagatatttgagaaagccctccttcagtgacatgcaaaaaatattggaacatcacgcagattatcatgggctacccgggatgctaggtagtttagattgtatgaaatggccttgggaactttgtcctacccaatggcaaggggctcacactagtggatttcacggggtgccagccatcatgcttgaagcagttgcgtcccaagatctttggatatggcatgtgttcttcggtatgccaggttcacataatgatattaccatcataaaccactcgcctcttttcaatgatcgggtaaatggtataagacccaaaggaactttctttatgaacggggttgagtacgtgtacgggtactacctagttgatgggatttacccagagtggggggttTTCGTAAAATCGTTCATAAGACACGGTACCTCAGATCCAAAGAGActaaagtttaacagggtccagatggctgcacgtaaagacaTCGAGCGAGCATTCGAcgttttgaagaaaaggtggcgaatattggcaatgccttgtcgactatgggacaaggatcaaattggaaacatgatgtacacatgtatcattcttcacaacatgattttggaggataaaggtagagcggtcgttacccactatgatgacgatgacccccaaccaggtaacgtaacagaaaaagataaagcggcaaatgaatttttaataaagttaagggatatacatcagaaccttcgagctgatttggtgaaacatgtttcaacgattcttgggttcgaaaccgacgaagacgacgaagaatgactgttttttattttgataattattatgtatgtttatgtatttaaaaaaaaaaatatgtatgtttattttttatgtagttataaatataaatatgtatttaaaaaaattgttGATGTGGCTATGCCATCCGCCCAgccacgcccaacccaagccccaaccaTACCCCTTGAAAATTTGGCTTTGGGTTAGGAATATTTAAAATCCACGTGTTACCAAATGCCCAACCTAAACTctaacccaagccccaccataccctatGGTCTAAAAGCATTGAAGTGAGTCAGTGACTACCCTACAATAATAATTTTGAAATGTGAATTATAAAGAAAATTTGACTCACTTTTAATACAACTTTTATTGGATAGAAATTATGATATATGATCAGGGGCGGATTTAGAGCCTTTTtacgggttcccaggaacccagtcgatttggaaaaaaacgtatttttgtagtgtaaaccttgtatgatttggaaaaaaacgtttttttgtagtgtaaaccttgtatgatttggaaaaaggaACCCAGTGAAAAAACTGGCTGGATCCGCCACTGTATATGATATGAGTATGCTCATGTAAGTGCAATCAATCGTCCTCGTTGTATTCCAGTTGTCAAAGTTTCTCATGTCCATTCATGCTTTTTGGCTTTGGCCTTTTCGTTACGATATATGTTTTCTTTGTATTAAAATTAATAATGTAATGTTTGATTTATATGCCATGTAATGTAATAAAATCATTCAGTTTTTGTTTGTATATTTTCGATGTTTGATTTAATTTGGAAAAGAGTTAATTGTTATTTTAGTCCATATGGTTTGGgacattttgccagtttagtccaaaggttttatttttaacatctgaattcaaaaaggtttcatcgttgccattttggtccaactgatttaactccatccatatctgttaagtctgccaagggcatttttgtcatttcatttttctttttattaaccattttttctttattgctttttcttttaaatgaaatgacaaaaatgcccttggcagacttaacagatatggatggagttaagtcagttggaccaaaatggcaacgatgaaacctttttggatccagatgttaaaaatgaaacctttggactaaactggcaaagtGGCCCAAACCACAgaaactaaaatggcaattaactctttggaaaaatataaaaaatattagaATACTTTAAGTCATTTTGTTTTAAAAAGGATATTTATACACAAACAATATAGTATTTTAGAATCATattgtaataaaaaaaataaaccaaaaagaCGTTGATACCAATTTTCACCAAAATTTCACAAATGATAATAATTCGGTATACATGAGATCTCCAATAATTAGATCTTCAAAATGGCCTAGCCAATTAACCGGACTATAACAGAAAAAAACGATAACGACTTAGAAATAGCTAAAAATATTGGTTTCGAATGAAGCTCAAAACTGAACCAAACCGACTTGTGTACAACCCTATATCATACTATCACTCTCAAACTATGAAAAAAAGACCATTAGCAGTACACTGAAATGACAAAAAAGATCAATATATAATAAAATAGGCACAAATTTGTAAGAATattcaaaaaaataaattaattaatacaGGGGAAAAACACACATAAATATACATGTGTGTATAAAACCATATGATCATGAAATGATCACTCATTAATAGTCACACAACAAAATTAGTAAGGTTTCTCACCAACATAATTCCCAGGAGGATCATAATTACAAATCATAAAAACACCTCTACCTTGAAAACAAGTCACCCTTGCACACCCAACTCTCCTACTTTCCTTCCAAATAATTTGTGTATAATGCCCACACTCTTGCCCATTGCACGAATTCGACCCGTAGGTGTACCACCGCCGCTCTGCAACCCATGCCGCTGCCGCCTGAGTGGGGTTCCACCCATTACCACTACCCCAAAAGATATTTTCCCCATAAGGCCCATTTGAATGTTTTAACAAGCAATCTTGTCTCCTTTCCCTAGCATACAAGTCCGCGTAACGCGCTAGTCGTGTGTCCCAAACGAGCGGTGGCATATGCAGCGCGGCTCGGGCTTGGTTTTGAATAGATAT
Coding sequences:
- the LOC110927739 gene encoding pathogenesis-related protein PR-1, producing MRLSLITFAFLRLSLITFAFFFTLLTSTNAITNKNQFNKNVINDFISIQNQARAALHMPPLVWDTRLARYADLYARERRQDCLLKHSNGPYGENIFWGSGNGWNPTQAAAAWVAERRWYTYGSNSCNGQECGHYTQIIWKESRRVGCARVTCFQGRGVFMICNYDPPGNYVGEKPY